A region of Kiritimatiellia bacterium DNA encodes the following proteins:
- a CDS encoding HEAT repeat domain-containing protein, with amino-acid sequence MKTGRIRIGALMLSLVLSALAAEPDEALLRDATRYGSTPEKRARKEKARAELEGRGADGLRLVMRYVHLENVGVQGLAFEMVGKLDGREAAPVLAEFLRSEEALTRQLAAWFLGFCDTPEYADDVARLLADEKARGAAMRTLGKWKVRASVPGILPFAGDEKEPRRVAAINALRDIGDPRSIPVLLGALDDPYFTVREAAARALASLGRPAEKALLRALPGAGAPARRHIIRTLGARRSLRAAGALRRLLKDSDPFIRSDAAEALARIRRR; translated from the coding sequence ATGAAAACGGGAAGGATACGAATCGGGGCGTTGATGCTGTCGCTGGTCCTGTCGGCCCTGGCGGCGGAGCCGGACGAGGCGCTGCTGCGGGACGCGACGCGCTACGGCAGCACGCCGGAGAAGCGCGCGCGGAAGGAGAAGGCGCGGGCGGAACTGGAGGGGCGCGGCGCGGACGGGTTGCGCCTGGTGATGCGCTACGTGCACTTGGAGAACGTCGGCGTGCAGGGTCTGGCGTTCGAGATGGTCGGGAAGCTGGACGGCCGGGAAGCGGCGCCTGTGCTGGCGGAGTTCCTGCGGAGCGAGGAGGCGCTGACCCGGCAGCTGGCGGCCTGGTTCCTGGGGTTCTGCGACACCCCGGAATACGCGGACGACGTCGCGCGCCTGCTGGCCGATGAGAAGGCCCGCGGCGCCGCGATGCGCACGCTGGGTAAATGGAAGGTGCGCGCGTCCGTCCCGGGCATCCTGCCGTTCGCGGGCGATGAGAAGGAACCGCGGCGCGTGGCGGCGATCAATGCCCTGCGGGACATCGGCGATCCCCGGTCGATCCCGGTCCTGCTCGGCGCGCTCGATGATCCTTATTTTACCGTTCGCGAGGCCGCGGCCCGGGCCCTGGCCTCGCTGGGCCGGCCGGCCGAGAAGGCGCTGCTTCGGGCGCTGCCGGGCGCCGGGGCGCCCGCCCGCCGTCACATCATCCGGACCCTGGGCGCGAGGCGGTCCCTCCGGGCCGCGGGCGCTTTGCGGAGGCTGCTGAAAGATTCCGATCCGTTTATCCGGTCGGACGCCGCCGAGGCATTGGCTCGAATCCGGCGCCGATAG